A stretch of the Acidilobus sp. 7A genome encodes the following:
- a CDS encoding MFS transporter codes for MREPVRSLTYLSALRSVRSVAAGILFIVFPYMVRELLHGSLFELGIMYAVAGLVTAALSVVVGYMADILGRKASLYISSALLVLTPIVMLIKFDLATAFAAAILGGISATGSMGAGGVGGVVGPVQNAIMADLTHRDNRTKFISLLFFIGSITAAAGTLIGGMFNYREELLLATVISAASMLLISPLRLPDVRARSLSMKSKVNAFKFSVTGMLNGLTNGLTVPFIVPIFIYVYDAPRYLVGEVTTAASLMATFSMLLAPKLEKTLGFLRSIYITRGLSIPLMLAFPFAGSFWAAVGLYLAYPTLRVIAIPVQQSFLLELTPPEERGRVSGYNQGSRLLLSSIGTFIGSPFFYLQDASLLGIMPLYAVPFMAYAVTMATNIYLYRRFFGADEIKLRRSSAGVEA; via the coding sequence ATGAGGGAGCCTGTCAGGTCACTGACATACCTGAGCGCGCTGAGGTCCGTGAGGAGCGTCGCAGCTGGGATACTCTTCATAGTGTTCCCTTATATGGTGCGCGAGCTCCTTCACGGGAGCCTCTTTGAACTTGGCATCATGTACGCTGTGGCGGGGCTTGTAACTGCGGCGCTCTCAGTAGTCGTCGGCTACATGGCTGACATACTTGGAAGAAAGGCCTCGCTCTACATCTCCTCAGCCCTTCTGGTGCTAACCCCCATAGTTATGCTTATTAAATTCGACTTGGCCACAGCCTTCGCCGCTGCAATACTTGGAGGCATATCAGCGACTGGATCCATGGGGGCGGGAGGCGTTGGAGGGGTCGTGGGGCCCGTTCAGAACGCCATAATGGCTGACCTGACGCACAGGGACAATAGAACAAAGTTTATATCACTGCTGTTCTTTATAGGCAGCATCACTGCCGCGGCGGGGACGCTGATCGGCGGCATGTTTAACTATAGGGAGGAGCTCCTCCTGGCCACAGTCATAAGCGCCGCCTCAATGCTGCTCATATCACCGCTTAGGCTTCCAGACGTGAGGGCCAGGAGCTTAAGCATGAAGTCCAAGGTCAACGCCTTTAAGTTTTCAGTGACCGGGATGCTTAACGGCCTCACCAATGGCCTCACAGTGCCGTTTATAGTGCCCATATTCATCTATGTCTATGATGCCCCAAGGTACTTGGTCGGCGAGGTAACCACTGCGGCCTCACTGATGGCCACGTTCTCTATGCTATTAGCGCCGAAGCTCGAGAAGACCCTGGGCTTCCTAAGGAGCATATACATAACCAGGGGGCTCAGCATACCATTAATGCTTGCGTTTCCCTTTGCCGGCAGCTTCTGGGCCGCCGTGGGCCTTTACCTGGCGTACCCTACGCTGAGGGTGATAGCGATACCGGTGCAGCAGTCCTTCCTCCTAGAGCTCACCCCACCTGAGGAGAGGGGGAGGGTCTCAGGCTACAACCAGGGCTCAAGGCTTCTCTTATCATCAATAGGCACCTTTATTGGTTCCCCATTCTTTTACCTCCAGGACGCGTCGCTGCTCGGCATCATGCCCCTCTACGCCGTGCCCTTCATGGCCTACGCCGTAACTATGGCGACTAACATATACCTTTACAGGAGGTTCTTCGGAGCTGATGAGATTAAACTGAGGAGGTCAAGCGCAGGGGTTGAGGCCTGA